One Paenibacillus sp. FSL W8-0186 genomic window carries:
- the spoIIIAA gene encoding stage III sporulation protein AA, translating to MSNPSWLSVFPDQIRSLLLQLPSALFSGLEEIRIREGRPLEVNAAGRHYYLTPEGGLTGDPAAAYKPGKQDGNRLLDLITNHSLYTMEEELRKGFITIAGGHRIGLAGRTVLSGGRVEHLRDISGFNVRIAREVLGIGDRILPQLLDFKHRTVYHTLILSPPQQGKTTLIRDLARGISSGAWGHPEAKWPGLKVGIIDERSEIAGSKRGVPSFDVGPRTDIMDGCPKAEGIMMMLRSMSPDVIIVDEIGRPEDADALAEALHAGVKVIATAHGSDVNELSLRPALSRLTDPPFFEMYAVLRRSEGGIAYRLWDGKRRGIDHSGLGAKGRERYG from the coding sequence ATGAGCAACCCTAGCTGGCTATCTGTATTTCCCGATCAAATCCGTTCCTTGCTGCTTCAGCTGCCGTCTGCATTGTTCTCAGGCCTGGAGGAGATCCGCATCCGCGAGGGGCGGCCCCTGGAAGTGAACGCCGCCGGACGGCATTATTACCTGACCCCGGAAGGCGGGCTAACGGGCGATCCGGCCGCCGCTTATAAGCCAGGCAAGCAGGACGGCAACCGGCTCCTGGATTTAATAACGAATCATTCGCTGTACACGATGGAGGAAGAGCTTCGCAAAGGCTTTATTACGATTGCTGGAGGCCATAGAATCGGACTTGCCGGCAGAACCGTGCTGAGCGGAGGCAGGGTTGAGCATTTACGGGACATCAGCGGGTTCAATGTTAGGATCGCTAGAGAAGTGCTGGGCATCGGCGACCGGATATTGCCCCAGCTCCTTGATTTCAAGCACAGAACTGTCTACCATACGCTGATCCTGTCACCCCCTCAGCAGGGAAAGACGACATTGATTCGCGATCTGGCCAGGGGAATCAGCAGCGGAGCCTGGGGGCATCCGGAGGCAAAATGGCCAGGTCTCAAAGTCGGCATAATCGACGAGCGTTCGGAGATTGCCGGAAGCAAGCGGGGGGTGCCCAGCTTTGACGTCGGTCCTAGAACCGACATTATGGACGGCTGTCCCAAGGCGGAAGGCATCATGATGATGCTCCGCTCGATGTCCCCGGATGTGATCATCGTTGATGAAATCGGCCGGCCCGAGGATGCGGATGCCCTTGCCGAGGCTTTGCATGCGGGAGTGAAGGTGATTGCCACCGCGCATGGCTCCGATGTAAACGAGCTGTCCCTCAGACCTGCCCTTTCCAGGCTGACTGACCCGCCGTTCTTCGAGATGTATGCCGTACTCAGACGCAGTGAAGGCGGAATTGCCTATCGACTCTGGGATGGCAAGCGGAGAGGAATTGACCATTCAGGACTCGGCGCGAAGGGCAGGGAACGATATGGTTAA
- a CDS encoding SpoIIIAH-like family protein, whose product MKSKRQTIWLVSMLSLMVILSAYYLFTEETGMNKPKTTDGKQVTMMEQAADDEAIVEGSALSDDDIIVSEVTAGDEAAKEALDGKDETVQDNEGTDASQSMEANNGEAADKAKTDQPKPADKDTASESAKDEDVLKKLESEGILSRDSLTAYQMDRAEQNMKKQEQLLQTMNDEKKTLDEATMAQQQLSALEEKEAKIMDIEERLQQQYANAVVAEDNDSYRVVVISEKLQVKDAVNIVDMVIKELGVSQDKVKVQYVSQ is encoded by the coding sequence ATGAAATCGAAAAGACAGACAATTTGGCTCGTCTCCATGCTCAGCTTGATGGTTATTCTCTCGGCTTATTATTTGTTTACTGAAGAGACAGGAATGAATAAGCCCAAAACTACGGATGGCAAACAGGTGACGATGATGGAGCAGGCTGCAGATGACGAAGCCATCGTCGAAGGCAGCGCATTGTCGGATGATGATATTATCGTCTCCGAGGTTACTGCCGGGGATGAGGCTGCGAAGGAGGCCCTTGACGGCAAGGATGAGACCGTTCAGGACAACGAAGGGACAGACGCTTCCCAGAGCATGGAGGCAAATAACGGCGAGGCGGCCGACAAGGCGAAGACCGACCAGCCGAAGCCGGCGGATAAGGACACTGCTTCCGAAAGCGCCAAAGATGAAGATGTACTCAAGAAGCTGGAGTCGGAAGGAATTTTATCGAGAGATTCATTGACTGCTTATCAGATGGACCGCGCCGAGCAGAACATGAAGAAGCAGGAGCAGCTCCTGCAAACGATGAATGACGAAAAGAAAACGCTGGATGAAGCGACGATGGCCCAGCAGCAGCTGAGTGCACTGGAAGAAAAGGAAGCTAAAATCATGGATATCGAGGAGCGTCTCCAGCAGCAGTATGCCAATGCGGTCGTGGCCGAAGATAATGACAGCTACCGGGTCGTCGTGATCAGCGAAAAGCTTCAGGTGAAAGATGCCGTAAACATCGTCGATATGGTGATCAAGGAGCTTGGCGTATCCCAGGATAAAGTCAAAGTACAGTACGTTTCACAATAG
- the accC gene encoding acetyl-CoA carboxylase biotin carboxylase subunit, translating to MKFQKVLIANRGEIAVRIIRACRELGISTVAVYSEADKDSLHVRLADEAYCIGPTLSKDSYLNFTNLMSVATLTECDAIHPGYGFLAENADFAEICDSCNITFIGPSPEAITKMGDKSVAKQTMKNANVPVIPGSDGLVEDLDEAVMVARDIGYPVIIKATAGGGGKGIRLAEDEASLIQQITMAQQEAQKAFGNAGVYLEKYLTGMKHVEIQIIADKHGNAVHLGERDCSVQRRRQKLVEEAPCPVLTPEKRQEMGEAAVRAALAVNYSGAGTLEFLLGPDGQFYFMEMNTRIQVEHPVTEMITGIDLIQEMISVAEGNPLSFKQEDVVINGWSIECRINAEDPTRNFMPSPGKIGFYLAPGGPGVRVDSGAYPGYTISPHYDSMIAKLIVWAPTREEAIAKMKRALAEFAIEGIHTTIPFHQKLLDHPVFIRGDFDIKFLEENEI from the coding sequence GTGAAATTTCAAAAAGTATTGATTGCAAACCGCGGTGAAATCGCCGTGCGGATTATCCGCGCTTGCCGGGAACTCGGCATTTCTACTGTAGCCGTGTATTCTGAAGCGGATAAGGATTCGCTCCATGTCCGGCTTGCAGATGAAGCTTATTGCATTGGACCGACCTTGTCCAAAGACAGCTACTTGAATTTTACAAACTTGATGAGCGTAGCAACGCTGACAGAATGCGACGCGATTCATCCGGGCTACGGCTTCCTGGCCGAGAATGCGGATTTCGCGGAGATATGCGATTCCTGCAATATTACCTTTATCGGCCCTTCTCCGGAAGCCATTACAAAAATGGGCGACAAGTCTGTGGCGAAGCAAACAATGAAAAACGCAAATGTCCCGGTTATCCCTGGCTCCGACGGCCTGGTCGAAGACCTCGATGAAGCGGTTATGGTCGCGCGTGATATCGGTTATCCGGTGATCATTAAGGCGACAGCCGGAGGCGGCGGCAAAGGCATTCGCCTCGCTGAGGACGAAGCGTCGCTGATTCAGCAAATCACGATGGCACAGCAGGAAGCGCAAAAGGCTTTCGGCAACGCCGGCGTATACTTGGAGAAATATTTAACAGGCATGAAGCACGTTGAAATCCAGATTATTGCGGACAAGCATGGCAATGCCGTCCATTTGGGAGAACGTGATTGCTCAGTACAGCGCAGACGCCAGAAGCTGGTGGAAGAGGCCCCGTGCCCAGTGCTGACGCCCGAGAAGCGACAGGAAATGGGAGAGGCCGCTGTGCGCGCAGCTCTTGCTGTGAACTATTCCGGGGCAGGGACGCTGGAATTTCTGTTAGGCCCCGACGGCCAGTTCTATTTCATGGAGATGAACACGCGTATCCAGGTAGAGCATCCGGTCACAGAAATGATTACCGGCATTGACTTGATCCAGGAAATGATCTCCGTTGCCGAAGGCAATCCGTTATCCTTCAAACAGGAGGATGTCGTCATTAACGGCTGGTCGATCGAATGCCGGATCAATGCGGAGGACCCTACCCGTAATTTTATGCCGTCTCCGGGCAAGATCGGGTTTTATCTGGCGCCGGGCGGACCTGGAGTTCGCGTGGACAGCGGCGCATATCCGGGATATACCATTTCCCCGCACTACGATTCCATGATAGCCAAGCTGATCGTCTGGGCTCCGACCCGCGAGGAGGCCATTGCCAAAATGAAGCGTGCCCTGGCTGAATTTGCGATCGAAGGTATTCATACGACCATCCCTTTCCATCAAAAACTGCTGGATCATCCGGTGTTTATCCGAGGCGATTTTGATATTAAGTTTTTGGAAGAAAATGAGATTTAG
- the accB gene encoding acetyl-CoA carboxylase biotin carboxyl carrier protein encodes MFKLNEIKELIELVDKTSVHELEIENEGTRLCIRKPGKSELVHVQPAVVPSLPQVAAATGQAISAAADNAQVPAAAQGAESAAADANLHKIVSPMVGTFYRASSPDANPYVNVGDKVGVKTTVCIIEAMKLMNELEAEVKGEIVDILVENGQLVEYGQPLFLVKPE; translated from the coding sequence ATGTTCAAATTGAATGAAATCAAAGAGCTGATTGAGCTGGTGGATAAAACCTCGGTTCATGAGCTTGAAATCGAAAATGAAGGTACAAGGCTATGTATTCGCAAGCCAGGCAAAAGCGAGCTTGTGCATGTTCAACCGGCGGTAGTGCCTAGTCTGCCGCAAGTTGCTGCAGCAACTGGACAAGCAATCTCTGCCGCTGCGGATAACGCTCAGGTTCCGGCTGCAGCACAGGGCGCGGAAAGCGCAGCTGCCGATGCTAACCTACATAAGATTGTGTCCCCGATGGTTGGAACATTCTATAGAGCTTCTTCCCCGGATGCAAATCCTTATGTAAACGTAGGAGACAAGGTAGGCGTAAAGACGACCGTCTGTATTATTGAAGCGATGAAGCTGATGAACGAGCTGGAGGCGGAAGTGAAGGGCGAGATCGTCGATATTCTCGTAGAGAACGGGCAGCTCGTGGAATATGGACAGCCTCTCTTTTTGGTGAAGCCGGAATAA
- the spoIIIAF gene encoding stage III sporulation protein AF, translated as MTWLAEWLKEIIFVVLLATFIDLLLPNRSMERYVKLVVSLLILLTLISPVMRLFAPDAERRLEMAFMDDSGNEEMPTAGTEEILRQGEQMRMQRQQEAMQWAGEEAAARMKEQIERETGQPVQRVAVRLESDKNDAEPTISAIEVYIAEVEQEQEASPIENQASSSRNDSAQIIIAPVEPVRIEVKPQKKEPGDEDSIPVIADSSGSDIASNTGTKNNEKDTLISGSTGEGIHTGNENRQEPGLYGESVSQETGSSGLSRQIAGLLSRDWGIPKELVHIILPENAK; from the coding sequence ATGACCTGGCTGGCGGAATGGCTGAAGGAGATTATTTTTGTCGTACTTCTGGCGACGTTCATCGATCTGCTGCTTCCTAATCGTTCAATGGAGAGATACGTGAAACTTGTAGTTAGCCTGCTCATATTGCTGACGTTAATCTCCCCGGTAATGCGCCTATTCGCCCCGGATGCAGAACGGAGGCTGGAAATGGCCTTTATGGACGATAGCGGTAATGAGGAGATGCCAACGGCAGGCACCGAGGAAATATTGCGGCAGGGGGAGCAAATGAGAATGCAAAGGCAGCAGGAGGCGATGCAATGGGCTGGCGAGGAGGCGGCCGCCCGGATGAAGGAGCAAATCGAACGGGAAACCGGACAGCCTGTGCAGCGGGTAGCGGTCCGGCTGGAGTCGGACAAAAACGACGCGGAGCCCACTATCTCAGCGATAGAAGTGTATATAGCGGAAGTAGAGCAGGAACAGGAGGCTTCCCCCATAGAGAATCAAGCCAGCAGCAGCCGGAATGACTCTGCACAGATTATTATAGCGCCAGTGGAGCCTGTGCGTATTGAAGTGAAGCCCCAGAAAAAGGAGCCGGGGGACGAGGACAGCATCCCCGTCATAGCTGATAGCAGCGGTAGCGATATAGCCAGCAATACCGGCACAAAAAATAACGAGAAGGATACTCTGATAAGCGGTTCAACCGGAGAAGGGATCCATACTGGGAATGAGAATCGTCAGGAGCCTGGCCTGTATGGAGAAAGCGTTTCTCAGGAAACGGGTTCAAGCGGACTCAGCCGGCAAATTGCCGGATTGCTGTCGCGTGACTGGGGAATCCCGAAAGAGCTCGTACATATCATACTACCGGAAAATGCGAAATAG
- the spoIIIAE gene encoding stage III sporulation protein AE: MMKKKIFNWRKRSMLMLVLSLFLLCPLPLVTAETGDGWVKKQAEELPTDQVETYWQQLMKEYGGFFPDQKMPSFMDMLLQDPNGDSFSVKAGFTGLLKYMWHEVLYNGHILATIVLLSVFSSILETFQSAFERKQVSKVAYAICYMVILILAINSFYVAISYATEAIRGMIDFMMAMVPLLFTLLASMGNVVTVSVTHPLVVFMVHTVGTVVHTIVFPLLFFSAVLHIVSSLSEKYKLTQLANLLRTISMTLLGVMLTVFLGVISVKGITGSVADGVTLRAAKYLTGNFVPVVGKVFADATDTVISASLLVKNSIGLVGVIILLFLCAFPAIKILTLALIYNLSAAVMQPLGETPIVSCLETIGKSMIYVFAALAAVGLMFFLAITITLTAGNVTVMMR; encoded by the coding sequence ATGATGAAAAAGAAGATATTCAATTGGCGCAAGCGTTCGATGCTTATGCTCGTCCTCAGTCTCTTCCTGTTATGCCCCCTGCCGCTTGTTACGGCGGAAACTGGTGACGGATGGGTGAAGAAGCAGGCGGAGGAGCTGCCTACGGATCAGGTGGAAACCTATTGGCAGCAGTTGATGAAGGAATATGGCGGTTTTTTTCCGGACCAGAAAATGCCCTCTTTCATGGATATGCTGCTCCAGGATCCGAATGGAGATTCATTTAGCGTCAAAGCGGGCTTCACTGGACTGTTGAAATATATGTGGCATGAGGTGCTGTACAACGGCCATATTCTGGCGACGATCGTACTGCTGTCGGTATTCAGCTCGATTCTGGAAACCTTTCAATCTGCCTTTGAACGCAAGCAAGTCAGTAAAGTCGCCTACGCGATTTGTTATATGGTCATTCTTATTTTGGCGATCAACAGCTTTTATGTGGCGATCTCATATGCTACGGAGGCCATCCGCGGCATGATTGATTTCATGATGGCAATGGTTCCGCTGCTGTTTACACTGCTCGCTTCGATGGGCAATGTGGTCACCGTCTCTGTCACGCATCCTCTCGTCGTATTTATGGTGCATACCGTGGGTACGGTCGTGCATACGATCGTATTTCCGCTGCTGTTCTTCTCCGCTGTCCTTCATATTGTCAGCTCCTTGTCAGAGAAGTACAAGCTGACCCAGCTTGCCAATCTGCTGCGTACGATCAGTATGACTCTGCTCGGCGTTATGTTGACCGTCTTTCTCGGTGTCATTTCGGTGAAAGGCATTACCGGCTCGGTAGCGGACGGTGTGACGCTGCGGGCAGCCAAGTATTTGACCGGGAACTTCGTTCCGGTCGTCGGCAAGGTTTTTGCCGATGCTACAGATACTGTGATTTCAGCCTCGCTGCTCGTCAAAAACTCGATCGGCCTCGTTGGCGTGATCATTCTGCTGTTTTTGTGCGCTTTTCCCGCCATAAAAATATTAACGCTGGCGCTGATATACAATTTGTCGGCAGCGGTAATGCAGCCGCTTGGCGAGACGCCGATCGTGTCCTGCTTGGAGACAATTGGCAAAAGCATGATCTACGTATTTGCTGCCCTTGCCGCAGTAGGATTGATGTTCTTCCTCGCCATCACGATTACGTTAACCGCAGGCAATGTGACGGTGATGATGAGATAG
- a CDS encoding DUF2273 domain-containing protein: MNWKQIWEDYKGRLLGTAAAIFLIPIYLFFGFWNMLFCALLLYVGYTIGKYKDIDQGPLIPWKELLDWLNARWRPFK; encoded by the coding sequence ATGAATTGGAAGCAAATATGGGAGGATTACAAGGGACGCCTGCTGGGAACGGCAGCCGCGATATTTCTAATTCCCATTTATCTGTTTTTCGGATTTTGGAACATGTTATTTTGTGCGCTTCTCCTGTATGTCGGTTATACGATCGGCAAATATAAGGATATCGACCAAGGTCCGCTCATTCCCTGGAAGGAGCTGCTGGACTGGTTGAACGCGCGCTGGCGCCCTTTTAAATGA
- the spoIIIAC gene encoding stage III sporulation protein AC: MNIEVNAIFQIAGIGIIIAMIHTVLKQMGKEDMAHWVTVIGFVVVLFMVIRLLDNLFQEIKSIFLFQ; this comes from the coding sequence ATGAACATAGAAGTGAATGCCATATTTCAAATTGCAGGCATTGGCATCATTATCGCCATGATACACACGGTGCTCAAGCAAATGGGCAAAGAGGACATGGCACACTGGGTGACCGTGATCGGGTTCGTCGTCGTGCTGTTTATGGTCATCCGATTGCTGGACAATCTCTTTCAGGAAATCAAATCGATCTTTTTATTCCAGTAG
- the spoIIIAG gene encoding stage III sporulation protein AG — protein MLNWWKKLESLIGSGLEGKKKVNAYRLLIILGLIGVAIMLFNSFVNVKQIDTGGAGREPPAGQEMLTSALPDQGGGEGSFDAIELSLENKTKEILEKIVGVGAVDVLVTIDSTEELIIGRNTKDTQQLTEENDKDGGKRHITQYTRDGQIVTNEESGSEKPIITKKIKPKVRGVLIVARGAENKTVKNLIVDAVEKGLNVPAYRISVVPRKQSQ, from the coding sequence ATGCTGAATTGGTGGAAGAAGCTGGAGTCGCTGATCGGAAGCGGCTTGGAAGGGAAAAAGAAGGTAAACGCATATCGGCTGCTTATTATACTTGGGTTAATCGGCGTAGCGATCATGCTGTTTAATTCTTTCGTTAATGTGAAGCAGATTGATACAGGCGGTGCAGGGAGAGAACCTCCCGCAGGGCAGGAGATGCTGACGTCCGCGCTGCCCGACCAAGGCGGGGGGGAAGGCAGCTTCGATGCAATCGAGCTGTCGCTGGAGAATAAAACGAAAGAGATTCTGGAGAAGATCGTTGGCGTCGGCGCTGTTGACGTTCTCGTTACGATCGATTCCACGGAGGAACTGATCATTGGCCGCAATACAAAAGACACGCAGCAGCTGACCGAGGAGAATGATAAGGATGGGGGGAAGCGCCATATTACGCAGTACACCCGCGATGGACAGATCGTCACGAATGAAGAAAGCGGCAGCGAGAAGCCGATTATCACCAAAAAGATCAAGCCGAAAGTTCGCGGCGTGCTCATTGTGGCCAGGGGTGCTGAAAACAAGACCGTCAAAAACCTGATCGTTGACGCGGTCGAAAAGGGTCTGAATGTGCCTGCCTACCGGATTTCCGTCGTCCCCAGAAAACAATCGCAGTAA
- the spoIIIAD gene encoding stage III sporulation protein AD: MEIIQIVGLGLIATILILTIKEQKPMFAFLITVATGIMIFMYLAGKIGGIIEVLEQLAESSGVQMIYLKTILKIIGIAYIAEFGAQIVRDAGQESIASKIELAGKILIMVLAIPIISIIIETVMRMLPA, translated from the coding sequence GTGGAAATAATCCAGATCGTAGGCTTGGGATTGATCGCCACCATACTCATCCTCACCATCAAGGAACAGAAGCCGATGTTTGCGTTCCTCATCACGGTTGCCACGGGCATCATGATCTTTATGTATTTGGCAGGGAAAATCGGCGGAATCATCGAGGTGCTGGAGCAGCTGGCCGAATCCTCCGGTGTGCAGATGATCTACCTCAAGACGATCCTGAAGATCATTGGAATTGCCTACATTGCCGAATTCGGGGCCCAGATCGTAAGGGATGCCGGGCAGGAGAGCATCGCGTCCAAAATCGAGCTTGCCGGCAAAATACTTATTATGGTATTGGCCATTCCGATCATCAGCATCATTATCGAAACGGTCATGAGGATGCTGCCTGCTTAA
- the amaP gene encoding alkaline shock response membrane anchor protein AmaP — MPKILDRLLLFIYSLSIGIISVIAILLVTNAVPVELKQYDNRSWIIAAISVAALLFLLSIRFFYISIKRDRGSLPSIDQRTEYGDIQISVETIENLSLKAASRVRGIRDVKTRIRITDSGLEIIVRALVDGETSIPELTGEVQKQVHDHVEEITGIPVSYVSVYVANVVQSPAIKSRVE, encoded by the coding sequence GTGCCCAAAATTTTGGACAGACTGCTGCTGTTTATTTACAGCTTAAGCATCGGAATAATTTCTGTCATCGCCATCCTCCTGGTGACAAACGCTGTGCCTGTTGAGCTGAAGCAATATGACAACAGGTCATGGATTATTGCTGCGATCAGCGTGGCTGCTCTTCTGTTTCTGCTAAGCATTCGCTTTTTCTATATTTCGATCAAGCGGGACCGCGGTTCGCTTCCTTCCATCGACCAGAGGACAGAGTACGGGGATATTCAAATTTCGGTCGAGACCATCGAGAATTTATCCTTAAAAGCGGCGTCACGGGTACGCGGCATTCGTGACGTAAAGACGCGTATTCGCATCACGGACTCGGGTCTGGAAATTATCGTCCGCGCATTGGTGGACGGCGAGACTTCCATTCCGGAGCTCACGGGGGAAGTGCAGAAGCAGGTGCATGATCATGTAGAAGAAATTACGGGTATTCCCGTTTCATACGTATCGGTGTATGTTGCTAACGTTGTACAGTCACCTGCGATCAAAAGCCGGGTCGAATAG
- a CDS encoding Asp23/Gls24 family envelope stress response protein produces the protein MSTLPTEFERTDIGEIQIAPEVIEVIAGLATVEVKGVAGMSGGFAGGIVELLGRKNLSKGVKVEVGQREAAVDVSVIVEYGNRLPEVATEIQRNVKRSIETMTGLTVVEVNVHIHDVIFKAAEKSEETELSHRVK, from the coding sequence ATGAGTACATTGCCTACGGAATTTGAACGCACAGATATCGGAGAAATTCAAATTGCACCCGAGGTTATCGAAGTGATCGCCGGGCTGGCTACGGTTGAAGTGAAAGGCGTTGCCGGCATGAGCGGCGGATTCGCAGGCGGCATTGTCGAGCTGCTTGGCAGAAAGAATCTGTCCAAAGGCGTGAAGGTTGAAGTCGGCCAGCGCGAGGCGGCTGTTGATGTATCCGTTATCGTCGAATACGGCAATCGCTTGCCGGAGGTGGCTACGGAAATTCAACGCAACGTGAAGCGTTCGATCGAAACGATGACCGGACTGACTGTGGTTGAAGTTAACGTACATATTCACGACGTCATTTTTAAGGCGGCTGAGAAAAGTGAAGAGACGGAACTGAGCCATAGGGTGAAATAA
- the nusB gene encoding transcription antitermination factor NusB, with translation MKRRLAREIAIQSLYQMEMNEVGAEEAVSMLIAEAAGENESMVELSDVDQTKAFVLELVSGTWERKAAIDEMLADYLKNWQVSRLSKVDRQVLRLAVYEMVFRDDVPGKVAVNEAIELAKHFGVEESGKFVNGVLGKMIHDLEKLKNQQ, from the coding sequence ATGAAACGCAGACTAGCACGGGAAATTGCGATACAGAGCTTGTACCAAATGGAAATGAACGAGGTCGGAGCCGAAGAGGCCGTATCGATGCTCATAGCGGAAGCGGCCGGTGAGAACGAGAGTATGGTCGAATTGTCCGACGTTGATCAGACGAAGGCCTTCGTACTGGAGCTCGTGAGTGGTACTTGGGAGCGCAAAGCAGCCATCGACGAGATGCTGGCCGACTATTTGAAGAACTGGCAGGTTAGCCGATTGTCCAAGGTGGACAGGCAGGTATTGAGACTAGCGGTTTACGAAATGGTATTCCGCGACGACGTACCGGGCAAAGTAGCTGTAAACGAAGCGATTGAGCTGGCCAAGCATTTTGGCGTGGAGGAGTCAGGAAAGTTCGTTAACGGTGTGCTCGGCAAAATGATTCATGATCTGGAGAAATTGAAAAATCAACAATAA
- a CDS encoding YqhV family protein produces MLDKFVTSMATIRVISGSIEIVAALIMLKLGRVDKALAVNSMLAFVGPTVLLLTTAIGLAGMADKLSWGKLIWICCGISCLLIGILKK; encoded by the coding sequence ATGCTCGACAAATTCGTGACCAGCATGGCGACCATACGGGTGATTTCCGGCTCGATCGAAATCGTTGCCGCCTTAATTATGCTGAAGCTGGGGCGCGTGGACAAAGCGCTTGCGGTCAACTCTATGCTTGCGTTCGTAGGGCCCACGGTGCTTCTGTTAACGACGGCTATCGGACTGGCCGGGATGGCAGATAAGCTGTCGTGGGGCAAGCTGATTTGGATATGCTGCGGTATTTCGTGTCTCTTAATCGGCATTTTGAAGAAATGA
- the spoIIIAB gene encoding stage III sporulation protein SpoIIIAB produces the protein MVKMFGAAIVLLAATLAGLVKAGQYASRPNQIRRLILALKRLETEIMYGFTPLPEAMQRMADQSSEPIKILFEEAARRMNPPLNWTAQQSLHQAIETGWKHTAMKASEKEVMHQLGFTLGTSDRANQLGHIATAVRQLESEEQTAREEQARYEKMCRSLGLLGGAFIVILLY, from the coding sequence ATGGTTAAAATGTTCGGCGCAGCCATAGTGCTTCTTGCCGCCACACTGGCTGGTCTGGTGAAGGCGGGGCAATATGCCAGCCGTCCCAACCAGATTAGAAGGCTCATCCTGGCGCTGAAACGGCTGGAGACGGAAATTATGTACGGCTTCACGCCGCTGCCCGAAGCGATGCAGCGCATGGCGGATCAAAGCAGCGAGCCGATCAAGATTCTGTTTGAGGAAGCAGCCCGGAGAATGAACCCGCCGCTGAATTGGACGGCTCAGCAAAGTCTGCATCAGGCGATCGAGACGGGATGGAAGCATACCGCCATGAAGGCGTCGGAGAAAGAGGTTATGCATCAGCTTGGCTTCACTTTAGGGACAAGCGACCGGGCGAATCAGCTGGGGCATATCGCGACAGCCGTCCGCCAATTGGAGAGCGAGGAGCAGACGGCTCGCGAAGAACAAGCCCGTTATGAAAAGATGTGCAGGAGCTTGGGATTGCTTGGCGGGGCTTTTATCGTCATTCTGCTCTATTGA